CTGGGAATTTCTCTCATTTCACGATCTCCGTCGAACGTGGGCGACACTACTGGCATCAGCTGACGTTGATCCAATGGTTGCAATTGAGTGGGGTGGGTGGAATGATCTCCAGACGTTTCTTGATCACTACCAAGGTAAACACTCTCCCGAAGCGCAGCAGCGAGAGCGAAATAAAGTACGTTGGTTATAACTATCAGAGTCATTGTCGACTGCACTTGATTACCCTTTGTTCTTGTATTTACCTCCGTTTCATTTGTTTCATGTGGAGTCTGCGAAGCAGACTCCTGTATTTGTTTAGTTGTTTCCTTAGAAACACTCCCTAAGGGGGGCTTTCCCAGATCCTGAAAATACTGTCTGGAGACAGCCACAATATCTACTAAACAGATTGTAATGTTGGATTCAAAGCAATAGAATTAGGCAGAAATCTACCTATTTAGCGGTAATAATTTCAGGAAAATAGAGTGAATGATAGTGATGCCTCTGGCCAGTCACCCGCTACCAGATCTGGAAGCCACCAACTTTGATTGCGTCACCGTGCTTGGCACCTGCGACGATCTCCTGCTCCTTGCCGCGCCGATCGGTGAACTTGACGGCCGTCTTTCGCAGCTCCTGGAGAATACCGTTATCAGTTTCCAGCGCTGCCAGCCCTCCGGCTCGTAAAATCCGCGTAATCTCGTCTTTTGTTCCTTGGACGTTCAGAACCAACTCCGTCCATCCCTCAGCATGCTGCATCGAGCCGACACCAGGAGACTCCTGTGGCGTTAGATCACGCATCGACCCAACGTAGGTTTTAATCCACTTAGCGAATGGCGAGCCTTCTGGAGCGTGAATGGCATTATTAACAATATCTTCAGCAGTTTGACCGACCTTGTCAGACCAGTTTGCAATTGCTGTGTAAAAGTCCTGAATACGGTCTTTGATATACTCATCAGCAAGCCCGATCTTCCCGTCGACTTGCTCAATAATGGTATCAATTTTCTCAATAGCTCGGTAAACCGTCGACTTCGATACATCTGCCGCTTCTGCTAGCTTTTCATAATGCATCTGGCCGCCGTCTGATAACGTCTTTACAACACGTTCCTCACTGTCGCTGAGATCAGCCTGCGCCAGCTGCAGCGTCGCGATGTTCTCTTCATGTTCTTGGACTTGCTCCATTGGATCCGCCAAGAGGTCAAGATCTTCGTCGCGATCATTCTCCTGTGGATCAAAATAGGCATCTCCAACAAACGACTCGTTTGCTGGATCTAAGTTGACATCCGCCCACTGCAGACAATTGAGCAGTGTTTCCTCAAGTTGTTTCTTCAGCTGGTCGACGTCTTCCCAACTAACGTATTCATCAGTATACTCATTATCGGTCGTATACTGCAGTTCTAACTTTGGATGTGCAGTCGACTCTCGCGTTGCTTTTTCTGGATTCTTCATATGATAGGACTTCAAACGCATCCCAGCCATTCTTCCAGGAATGAGTTTGCTCCAAGAGCTCTGACAGAGCGTCACGGCATTGTAATGACCCATGATTTCTTCGTTATTCCATTTAAATTGGCCTCTCGATCCCTTGCGAGAACGACCAAATGCAGTCAGTCGGTCCAGAAGCTTTCCAGCACCGACAATTTTCTCTTCACTAATTTCACGGAGCAACCGGACGTAGACTGCAAACGAGTAGACCCGGCTCCACTCGTGAATCTTTCTAGGAGCGAAGTAATGCTGCTGCAATCCAAGCCGATCGGCGACTGCCCTGATCAGCGTCGTGATTTCATCGACACGAATATTTGAGGAATTCACTTGAACACGAATTCCGTACGGGAGATCTTCGGGCATGCTCTGGATCCGGGAGCCGTCTGGTTTTGTGGCATCAGGCACAGAAGGCCGGAACTGTAGTGTCGCCTTCCGTGTTTTTTCTTCGGCCATGTCATCATCGGCGTAGATGGCTATTTGATACTCGTCGTATGTATCGTATCCCTCGCCTTCTGCTGCAATGCCACCACTCCAATATGCTTTCTTTGAGTCGTTGATAATCCAGTCATCACCGCAGACATCCTTCATCCAGATTTCATCTTCCTCGTCGTACCAGTACTCGAAGTACTCATCATTAAACTGCCGACGAAGACCATGATAGGGACTTAACTCGTCTTCTGGATCTGCAAAGAGGAGATGAGCTCGAAATTCGTGAGTTTGTGTGCCAGTCAATTCGCGGTCTTCGAGGTGTTTTTCTATCGACTGCTCGCGAAGGCCATCATGATCGATATCGATCTCCTCGTCGTCAAGTTTTTCCTGTTGTTTCTCTTCGTATTCTTCGCGTTTGTCTTCGATAGCAGCGTCGTACTGCTCCCAGAACTCGTCGGTACTCATCGGTTCACCTCCGATGGTTCGATAAATTGAGACCAAGCAAACTGCTTAAACGGCGCTCGATCTTCGACAATCACCCACGCATCAATCATCTCATCAACGACTGCAGCAGGTACAAGCCGCATCGCCAATGGCTCGATCTCGTGCGGAGGCGCGACCGTGAATAGATACCAACCGCCTTTCTCGAGCAATGCCTCGTGTTGTTGTTCTCGAAGATAGAACCGGCCACAACGGTCGCCTGAAATAACAACGGCAGCAGACTTAATCTCGATTTCAGTATCGCAGTCAACGTCGAGGTCTTGGAACGTCTCAATATCGTGGACCGCTGCCGTCGTAATTGCGTCCCAGTGGTCTGCAGTAGTATGCGTGAGTTCTGGGACCTTTTGGATGATTGCGCCCTCGACAGCGCTACCTCGTTGCTTTGGACTGCGCGAACTCACGCAGTCTCACCTCCACAGGTTACCTCTTGGACGTTCCGCGTTAGATGATCGCAGTTAGGGCAATGGTAGCCGTGTTTACGGTCTTCGACAGTTGTGTTGCAGGTGCCACACAAATACTCGGAGTCGTTTTCTTCTTGATCGTCCCGATCGGGCACAGTCCGTCGAGGCTGGCTGGCCATTCGCTCGTCTCGTTCTCCATGCTCTTCCAGGAACTCACGGCGTTCCTCGATCCATGCAAGAACCGTAACCCGAGGCCCGCGGTCAAGTCTTCGCTCAACTTCCTCCCATGTGTCAAGGACATCGAAGTAGTCAATCCCGCGAATGCGGGCCCGCGCCTGTAGCAGCGGACTGTGTCGATCAGTGCTGGGAGGAACCAGTGGTTTGTCAAGAGCTTCCGCTGGGTCTTCCCCGAGCTCTTTGTGAATCTCCCGACGCCACGCAGGCTTCTCTTCGGTAAGCGACGTTGTCCGCTTATACATCGCCACCACCTCTTAATCCGCCATCAGTCGCTACCGGCTGTCCGCTATCAGAAGCGCCATCTGATGTAGAAAGCAGAACTGGGTGATCGAACGATCCAGCAGGTCGATCAATCAGTATTACTTTCGTTTGCTCCTGAACGAGGGTTTCGATGGTCTCTGAAATTCCACTCTCAGTTGGTTGGCAGGATGTCTGCCTTGGCTCCTGCTCGGGAATTGGCTCAGGTTCAAACGTAACACACCGACAGGTATCGTTTGGACAGGTGAAGTGGCCTTTTTCATCTGACCGTTTAGCTACCGCTTGACAATTGGGACAGGTAGCAACAACTCTGTGGGTGCCACCGTCAGTAACTGGGCCTTTACCATAGTCGATGTGGTCGTCATCGACTCGATATCCACGGTTGCGATTAGGGTGGTCTTTTGGATCAGGCAGGTTGATCTCTTTACCAGCTGCTGAACCCTTTTGGAGGCGATTTTTGCAATCACAGGCAGGACAGCGATGAACTGTATCATTCTGATCCCCGAAGACTCGTCCATAATGTTCGGAAACCTGTGCCCCGCAGTGTTGGCACTGCGAGGTCATCGGCGATCACCCGTTATTTTCAATAGCAATGAAGAAGAAATTTGACGGTATGGCCCGTCTACACCCCCCGTCAATGATCGATGAAAGACTGGGAGATGGGACCGCCGAGAATTGAACTCGGGTCCAACGCACCCCATGCGCTGAGGATACCACTACCCCACGGTCCCGCATGTGCAACCAGACACGGCCCTCAATTAAGCGCTTCGTTTGCTCCTTTATCGAGTCATTTGTTGTTGAATAGCCGTCGATGTTCGACACGGATACAGCGATCTTGTACTACCGTAATCCCATGTTCTCGAGCCCGGTCTGCCGCCTCGTCGTGCTCAATGCCCTGTTGTAGCCACAATACACATACATCGTCCCGATCAAGCACTGCATCTACAATCTGAGGGATTTCATTAGGAGGGCGAAAAACGTTAACGATGTCAATTGATTCCTCGACATTTGCAAGAGAGTCGTATGCTGGTTTTCCTAGAACTTCGTCGACTGTTGGATTGATTGGAATAATTTCAAAGCCGTTCGCCATCATGTACTTCGGTACAGTTCGTGCAGCCTTCCCCGGAGTGGTTGAGCAGCCAACCACAGCGATAGTATCGAGTGAGAGGATTTCTCGCAGTTGCGCGCTACTTTCGTGTGTCATACATGGACTCCACATAATGAGATAAAACACGATACTCTTGAATATTCCGTGACACTGCTTCTAAGATGGTAAATCAATACTATCAATGATGGCAATCATGGGTCTACAGAGAAAGCAAACAGAGTGCCTCGGGGTCGCTCGAAAATCGAAGAGTTCCATGATAACGAGATGTTTTGCGTCTCGAAATACTTGACCCTAAGGTACTCCACTCAAGAGGTATTTTTGAGTTATTGGCGTATCCGAAGACTATTTGAAGAAAATAATAGCTTCTCGCCATCAACGAACAGGACATGCAACAGGGAAAAGCAAGAGATGAACGTCACGAATTCACCGAGTTGGAAGTCCGGAACTACGGACGGTTTTCTTACCATCTTGCTCATCAACCTCAATCATACCATCGAAGAGCTGCTTGAGTGTATTCACTTCCTGCTCATCATGTGTTGTAGGATCAATGACATAAATTCCTAACGCGTCAGCACTCGAAATTCGGCCGGTGAATACGTGGAGAAATCGAAAAACCGTCTGTAGATCAGAGTACATAAGTAATGTTGAAATTGAGTGCAGCAAGACTCGATTGCGTTTAATTCCCTGATTTTCATAGAAATCTTCC
This portion of the Salinarchaeum sp. IM2453 genome encodes:
- a CDS encoding CoA-binding protein translates to MTHESSAQLREILSLDTIAVVGCSTTPGKAARTVPKYMMANGFEIIPINPTVDEVLGKPAYDSLANVEESIDIVNVFRPPNEIPQIVDAVLDRDDVCVLWLQQGIEHDEAADRAREHGITVVQDRCIRVEHRRLFNNK